The Corvus hawaiiensis isolate bCorHaw1 chromosome 1, bCorHaw1.pri.cur, whole genome shotgun sequence genomic sequence CGAACGCTTCCCATTGATGCGGGTGAGGTCTTGACAAGCTCCTTTCTCtgtctgctcctgctgtgtgtTCCTGAGGATCCTCTTCAAAACCACTGAAGCTTTTGTACAGCGTCTGCAGGGGCTTCGTTAGCGGCTGCCCCAGCTTCATCAGCCTTTGGTGTCGCTTCAGAGCAGCTTTGGCCAGGGGTTGTGGGTGTTGGGGGACTTCAAGGTGCATCTCTTCAGAGTGCATCAGGCTCTGCGTGCCCTTGTCTGTGGGAAGACTCTGCTGTGGCTGCCGAGGCCAGGGCTGTCTGAGCGGGCAGTTGCTAATCCCCGGCTGCTCCAGGAAGGGGAGACCGGAGATGGCTTGTGTGGTAGCGTAAGTGCTTCTAAAATAGAGTCTTTTCTTGTGCTGCATTTATTGAATTGCCTTAACtgcctcttccctttccttaaAAACCTCAGTGACTGTAATTGCAGCCACTCGCACGCTCCCACCACCGAGCTCAGCCCCTCACATGCTGCGGCTGCATGAGGGGCCCCCCCAGTAGTGTTGCACTTTGCTCCTGGAGGGTGTGAGTGAGGATGGGGCTCTGGGggggctccagcagccccctgCTGGCACCCACGCTTGCACGTGATGAGCTCAGGTTGCCCCTCACACCCACTGACCCTGGGACCCAGTGCCTggtcctgcacagcccctgcctgggGCTTGTGAGGGTGCCCTGTGCCCCCCACCTGCTCCCTTTGGAGTGACCCCACACTGGGGATCACAGCTGCTCACCCCAGGgactgctgctccctgagaagCCCCTGGGCAGTAGATATTTCTGCATGAAGCAGTGCTCGtggctttcctgctgctgttctgggcAGCTCAGCCCTGTCTGCCGGCTGTGTCCTGCCTGGTGAGGCTGAAGGCTTCACAGCAGCTGGTGAGAAGGGCTAGGCAGGCCTGGGGCTGCATGTTTGCCAGAGACTTCCTCTGCAGACGGTGTCCCGGGGGGCCGGTGCTGCTTGGACGCAGATCAAATGGCTCTGGGGGCGGATGAGCCGCTGGCCGGTGCCCGACAGCCGCGGGAGCTTCCTCTGCCTTCCTGGCTGCGGGAAGTGGTGGGAGAGGGATTAACCTTTTCCTGGCAGTGCCCTGCTTGAATGATTGAAGCCCCTGCCTGTCCTGCATCCCATGGCTGAAGCCCCCCAGGTATCTTGGCCCCTTCCCTAAGATAGGGTGGGAGCAGGCTGGAGATTCTCCCCAAACCTGTTGTCCCCTCTGAGGGGTCCCCCACATCTGCCCCACTGTTTCCTGGGGGATTTTCTCACTGTTCCCAGGAGCGAGTCATGTTTCCCTGGGGTCCAGGTTTGTGTGGAGTGGGGCTCAGGTGAGGTCTGGTGGCACTGTTCTGCCCTCACTGTTCTCCCCTTCCTGCTTTGCCAGCCTGGGGGGGGGGAAGATAAGGGCTGGGCTCAGCAGCAATTGTCCTGCCCACAGGCCTGATGTGGGAGGGCTGGAGCCCACCCAGACATGCCCCCTGCTTCATGGCTGACCCTCCAGTGTGGGTATTTTCATGTGTGCCTGAAATAACTCCTTGCTTCTCCCTCCTGCATGAGGGTCCTGCCCAGCTACAGCACTTCCCTAAAAGCATTGCCAGGGAATGGGTCCTGATAAGGTGAAGCCAGGTATAACCATCATGCTGGTGCCGCTGTCACTGAGTCTgctgaggaggagagaggacacctgaggacagagccaggctgtggAGGATGGGGGAGAAGCTTGtgtcagtgtctgcccctcacTGGGTGATGAGCAGGGCACGCTTGTCACAGGGTTCAGAAAATGTCACTGCTCACCATAGGAGTGTCTGACATTTGCTCCGCTGGCCCTGTCAGCTCGGGTGCTGTTGGCCTCTCTGGTCCCTGTGGTGATGAGCAAATGCTGTTAGGGGGATGCTCAGGGGAAGGACAAATGCTGTGTTTAGTGAAGTGCCCGTGGCTCCTGGTCCCGCTCTCCTGCTTGGAGCTTGTCTGGGGCCGATCACCAGAGCTCATGTCTGAGCTcgaggagctgtgctggcttttgATGTCCCTGGGTGCCGCGGTGCAGACGGAAGGGGTGGCTCATGCATAATGCAAGGCTCTGTATGGTGTCTgagcccagctgctggaggtttGGAAAATTAAGTGCCTGTCTGATGCCTGTAAATTTTGGAGTGGAtgtcactgctgagcagtggTGCAGCAGCATCAGCCCCTGCCAGATCTGTCTTGCTGCTGCCCGgggtccctgccctggctctggtCGTGTgatcttttctctcctcctgcccacCTTGTCCAGGTCAGCTTTCCAGTGTTTGCCTGGAGTGTTGGGGCCCTGTTGCTGGGGCTCTGCATGTGGGATGGGTGCCGGctcacccagctcctgcaccGTGGTGACGTGCCCTGTCAGTGCCATAGAGCCCTCTCCTGCCTACCGCTTCCACACTTCATAAGGCATGACTATTGCTTCTCTTTGAGCTTCCCGACACAATTTGGAGACTCTGCCAACCATGGCCGGGATGAGCCAGCTGAAGGACTTGCCCTCCCAAATACCAATGCAGCAGCACACAAGTGCGGGTGTGCAGCACCGCGGCACTCCCAGCTCGGCACTGGGGCTCTCCCGGCCCATCCCTGCTGCGACGCGGGGTGGGGAGCAGAGTTGCCTCTCCTCTCGCCCCTGGCACCATGTGTCACACGCTGTCCTGCCCCACTGATCCTGTCTCAGCTCCCACCCGCCGCGGGAAGGCCCTGCCTCCACCGCCCTCCATTAGCGGGTCCCTCCATCGCCTGACCACCGTGCATTATGCACAGCCCATTATAGCTGCTCTGAGTCTGCCAGTGCTGCTTGACAGCTCAAAAAATATCGGATTGGCAGGAGCAGCGCCCTGCCGCGGCTCCGGGAAGGCGGCTGGGGCTGGACGCGGGGGGTTGCAGGATGCACCCAGCCGGGGGGGACGAGCGTGGCGGGGCTCCTGATTCCCATCTGGCCGCTGCCCCCGCGAATGAGGGCTTGGGATTCCTCCCTGCGAGCGCCGGCCTGTGCAGCTGCCGAGGGCTCAGCCGCTCCTTGGGAACAGCCGGCAGCGGTGGGACGAGCCGTGCCAAGCCCGTGCGCGCCGTGCCCCGCCGGGACGCCCCACGGAGCCGCGTCCTCGGCCACCACCCGACGCCCTGACTCAGCCGCCGGCCTGGCGGGGGGCTCAGCTCCGTCTCCTCGCTCCCccaggagggtgctggggcccGAGGCTGCCGCCCCAGCCCGGCTGGTCCCTGCGGGTTCCGTGCTGTGCCCGCGGCTGGAGCGGAGCCAGGGGCGCACGGCCGCCCCGGTCCAGCCCGGCGCAGGAATCGGGGCCGGTGCAGGTGGTAATTAGGCTGTTTGGAAGTGGGTGCTGCTGCGCCCAGGTATGCCGGGCGGCAGCTGCTCCCTTCGCTGCTTATCGCCTCTGAAACTCTGACTCATTCCACTCCTGCGCGGCCGGGAAGGGATCGGAATTCTGGCGGGTGCCTGGGTGATGGGTCAGCGGAGGGCTGGGCGGGTgctgtctccatccctccctccctgcctgcctctgaccctccctccctgcctgcctccatCCCCCCAGGCCGTGCCAGAGGCCTGGATGCAGGGCTGGTGACTCACAGCCCTGAGTGAGCTCAGGCATTAATCCGTGAGCCATCCTCCCTCCCCTTGTATCCCCAAATTAAAGACAAGGaaagcccagccctgctcgAAGCAACCTTGGCTGGTTTGTCCTGAGTGTTGGGATGTGCCGGGCtgccctgtcccagtgctgaGTGGGGAGTGCCCAGCCCCAGACCACACCGTGGGCGCCTGTGGTGCTGAGCACCCATGGGATAGCTGAGCCAGTGGCTTTGCCTGCTTATTTTAGGTGCTTTAGGAGTGTCCCAGAAAGCTTctaaaaaagttcattttatgCTTGGAGCTCCAGCCATATGGAGCTTGAAGCTCCTGGCGTGTCTCCGGCTCTTTGCAGGTCCTGTCTCTGGAAAGGGGTCTTAAAAAAGCTCATGGGCAGCCAGGGGACCCTGGAGCTTGTGGtgtcccactgtgccaggcagagcctgccCACACCTTGGCCGTGGCAGTGGTGAGACACGGTGTTGTGAGACACAGCGCTGTGAGATGCAGCCACGGTTCATGTCTGAACACGAGCAACAAAGTGCTGAGCTTTGGGTTCGTCATCCCGGTGCCGCCTTTCATCtgtgggggaggagggcagaTAGGGATCGGCTCCATCTGCTCGTGGGCTGCACAGGGGCCAGCTGCTGCACTGGGGGCTGCCGTGCCACtcaggggcaggagaggggcaaGAGGGTCCTGTGGTAACCTGGGCTCTCCTGGAGATGTAAACTCTCCCCTGTCCACCCCGCAGAGCAGCCATGGAGGTGATGAACATGATGGAGCAGCCGATCAAGGTGACGGAGTGGCAGCAGACCTACACCTACGACTCCGGAATCCACTCCGGCGTCAATACACAGGTGCCCTCTGTCAGCAGCAAGTGCCTCGGGGACGATGACGAGGTGTATGGGAAGCAGTACACCATCAAGAAGACGACCACCACGAGTTACTGCCAAGGAGGGAACCAGGGCCAGAGCCAAGCACAAGGTAAGGGGCTGTGGGGCCCAGCACATCCACGGGCtcagctgctcagctcctgccttcctcttcctcccccgTAGCCATGCTGCTTCTGGGCACTCTTCCACGCTGGCTTCCACACCCTGGGAGTTGTTGCTGCCTAAAATACGCTCCCTCCTGTCCTCCTTCCCAGCGCCGAGAGGCTCTCGTGCGGGGGTGGTGCAGCCAGCCTGCGCTGGCGCTGAGCTGCGCACACATCCGAGCGCGCCAGCGGGTTGGCTTGAGATGGGAACAGCTGATCCCGGCCCACAGATCTGCCACCTGCTCTACTGCCTGTCTGCCTGCTGGGAAGCCTGTCCCAGTGTGGCTGACAGAGCTGCCAGTGTGTGCCGTAACACCGCGCCACTGCCACGGCTTCTCCCGCTGAGGCAAGGACGACACGGAGCCGCAGCCTGCAGCAAAGGAGATGCTTCCCTCAGCTTTATCCCCTCAAAGGGGGCTGGTTTGTTCTGCTTGCCTGTGCAGTTCCCTGTCAGCGATAGGCCCTGGAAGGTTTATTTGCCAGCTCCCGCGGGGATCAGAGTCCCCCACAGGACCCTGTGCAGTCCCTTTGCTGCAGAGGTGGGGACCATGGGTGGCTACTGCAGTATCACACCTCAGCGTCCTCGATGGGGAAGGCCTCAGtgttctccttttttccagtgCCAGCTGGTCCCAAGTTGCAAATatccttaattttttaattaatgggCCTTGTGTGACAACTGCCTCATCATGCTGCCTAATTGAGTGTTGTCTTATCTCTGTGCTGCCGTATCTGTTTACGCTTTGAAgctccagctctgtgcagaGCGTGCTGGGACTGCTGACGTGGCCGGTGTTACTGCGCTAAGCTCTTGCTCATCTAGTTGGGAttgggaagcagggctgggagcgcTGCTTGGAGAGAGCCTAACGCTGCCTCCCTGTCCACCCCTGCAGCGGACATGGAAGCTCAGCTGGCCATGACCCGTGCCCAGCGTGTCCGGGCTGCCATGTACCCCGAGACAGTGGAGGACCGCTCGCTTCTCATCACCACCCAGCTGGAGGGGCAGCAGACCAATGTGCAGCGCCTGGCAGAGCCCTCCCAGATGCTGAAGTCAGCCATTGTGCACCTCATCAACTACCAGGATGATGCTGAGCTGGCCACACGTGCCATCCCGGAGCTCACCAAGCTGCTCAACGATGAGGACCCGGTAAGGAACTACGTTTGCTGTAGGTGTCTCTGGGctttcagctgctgcacagagggGCTCCCATCCCTGTCAGGCTCTGTGGCCATGTCTATCTCCTTCCTCTTGGCCAAACTCCTGGTTGCCTCCACCCTGCACCAGGACTGAGCCCACCTCTGCCCACCCATGTCACCTTGCAGCCTGTCCTTGCTGTGGGACCTCTTCCCACACACTGGCTCCTCTCCCTCCAGGTGGTTGTCAGCAAGGCAGCCATGATCGTCAACCAGCTCTCCAAGAAGGAGGCGTCGCGCCGCGCGCTGATGCAGTCGCCGCAGATCGTGGCGGCCGTGGTCCGCACCATGCAGAGCACCAGCGACCTGGACACCGCCCGCTGCACCACCAGCATCCTGCACAACCTCTCGCACCACCGCGAGGGCCTGCTCTCCATCTTTAAGTCTGGTGGCATCCCGGCCCTCGTCAGGATGCTGAGGTACACAGTGGTGGTGGGGACTCCAGGGGGGatggcagagcctggcagcccctcctgggctgggagcagaggaagggagggcTCATGCTGCCCTCAGCATGGGTCCTCCTGCTCACCAAAACAAGGGAGTGGGAGACTGTGAGCCTGTGAAAACCCCTAGGGTTTGCTGCGTAAGGAGCCTGCatgggggcaggaggaggggagcagCTACATCCCCCCCTGCCCTGACCACAGAGATGGGGCTCAGGCTCTGACGTGTCCCTTCCCTGGGGCCATGCAGCACGGTGGGCTTGCATGGGGCCTTGCTGAAGGGTGTTGGTGGATGCTGGGCTCgggggcagccctgggagctctACTGCAGCCTGGTGAGTTTGGTGTAGCTCCTGCACTGATGTGGTTTGTGCTGCTGGCCCGCAGCTCGCCCGTCGAGTCGGTTCTCTTCTACGCCATCACCACCCTGCACAACCTGCTGCTGTACCAGGAGGGGGCCAAGATGGCCGTGCGTTTGGCCGACGGGCTGCAGAAGATGGTTCCCCTGCTGAACAAGAACAACCCCAAGTTCCTGGCTATCACCACTgactgcctccagctgctggcctACGGGAACCAGGAGAGCAAGGTGGGATGGGGATCCCAGACTGACTGCGGCatggggagggcagcagggggGTGGTTGCCCAGCTTTGCACCTCACAGATGTGCAGGAGGCAGCGGTGGAGACCCCACTATCTCGTGTGTCCCTGGCGAGGTGACCGGAGCATTCCTGCATGCCAAGGGGGtggagctcctgcctggctTGTGTCCTGGCATGAGCTGGGGAATCCGGAGAGGGAgtcccagcagcccagggctgccacACCCCAACCCTCCATTCtcagtgccccatccctggaagcgttaaaggtcaggttggacggggcttggaggaACCTCATCTAGTGGAATGTGTTGCTGTCTGTGGTGGAGGGTGGAACTTGGtagtctttaaggtcccttccaacccaaactgttctgggaTTCTGTCTTGCAGCTGATTATTTTGGCCAACGGAGGACCCCAGGCCCTGGTGCAGATCATGCGCAGCTACAACTATGAGAAGCTGCTCTGGACCACGAGCCGCGTGCTCAAGGTGCTGTCGGTGTGTCCCAGCAACAAACCTGCCATCGTTGAAGCTGGTAAgagaggctggggcagagctgcaggaggatggatggTGGTGTCAGGGTGATGCGGCTGAGGATGTATCCTGCCGTGTGTCTGGGGGATGGGCAGATGTCTGGCACAGCCGGGTGAAGCCACCTGTGCTGGCCTGGATTCCTGCTGTGAAGGCTACTGAGGCATGTTCCTGGCACTGTGTGTGGGCAGGATCCATCCTGGCTGTCCGAGAGCTCTTCACACACCACGTTTGGCTTCTGCCAAGCCATGAGACTGCTCCATGTACAGGAGCATTGGCCAATGCCCAGCCCATGCAGCCCTGCTGCCGCTCACTCGTCCTCCTTCTGGTATGGCTGAGGGTGCTCACAGGGCTGTCCCCTTCCCTGCAGGTGGCATGCAGGCATTGGGCAAGCACCTgaccagctccagccccaggctggTCCAGAACTGCCTGTGGACCCTGCGGAACCTTTCTGACGTGGCAACCAAACAGGTGAGTCTGCGGGACCCCTGGCTGTGCTTCAGCGCCGCATTTCGGAGCCGTGGCCGTGCCGGGTGCTGGGCTGCTCATGCCAGGCTGAGTCCAAAGCTGTGTGTTCCCCGTTccatgagctgcagcagcacgtGTGCCTGGCGGGGTGAGGGGATGCCCCGCTGTGCCCAAGTTACCCTGCAGCAGGGCTTGCCCTGCCTCACGGTGGGCTGCTCACTGCCCGTGGCCCtgccaatgccagctggctgccagcactcctgcgtgtccccagtgtggggcCGAGGCCACCGCGGTCACTCAGTGGGTGTCACCGGAGTTTGCTCTGGCTCGGGAGCCCTGTCAGCCTGGCCTGGGCTGGCCGCCTGCCCGGCTTCtgtgggagctgccagcagagcagctgccaagaCTGTTGTGCCCTGCAGCCAGTGCAGAGGtgaccccagccctgctctgggtcTGCTCTTCCAGCCCTTTGCTGCCTCCTGATGAGTTTTCCCATCTGCTGGGGCCGCTCCATGTGGATTAGCTCTGATGCAGCCTGGAAACTATTTTGGCTGTCATAGAACCATCCCTGGCTCTGATGACTGAAGGGTTGAAGGAGGACGTGGTCGTGGCGCTTTAACTCCTTCCTGTCCCTCTGTTGGCTGCTAGCCAGCATGGCCAGGACTGGGGTCACTCTGTCACCGTGTGGGGAGTGCTGGCGGGGGCATGGGAAGTGTGattccagcagggaaaagctgctggagaCATTAAACTCTGAGTGAAACTGCACATGTCAGAGTGGCTGGGGCTCACCGtgaaggagcagctccagctgtgggagATGGAAAAGGAGCCGTGGGGGGATGGAAAAGGAGCTGTGTGGGAGTCAGGAACACCGCCCATTGCTGTCTGCTGGGGGCACGTGGGGCCAGATGCGGGGCTGCAGCTTGGGTctggctgtgtgtgctgctctcACCTCCCGTCCCCATTCCTGCAGGAGGGCCTGGATGGCGTTCTCAAGATCCTGGTGAACCAGCTGAGCTCTGATGATGTGAATGTGCTGACCTGTGCCACTGGCACCCTCTCCAACCTGACCTGCAACAACAGCAAGAACAAGACACTGGTGACACAGTCAAACGGGGTGGAGGCCCTGATCCACACCATTCTGCGGGCAGGTGACAAGGAGGACATCACCGAGCCGGCCGTCTGCGCCCTGCGGCACCTCACCAGCCGGCACCCCGAGGCCGAGATGGCGCAGAACTCGGTGCGGCTCAACTACGGCATCCCTGCCATTGTCAAGCTCCTCAACCAGCCCAACCAGTGGCCGCTGGTTAAGGTAAGGGGCCAGAGGGAGGTTGGGGGCAGGATGAGGCCGGTGCCTGGGCTGGAGCGAGCACCCGGCTGCTGTTCCGTGGTGGGATGGGCTGCTGAGGGGGGTCAGCAGCTGGTGCCGTGCATGGAATGATGGTGGCTGCTCCTGTTGGGTCATGTCCCTGACAGCGGCTGATGATGGAAGTGGCTCGTGCCCAGTGCTCGTTGGAATCAATGCTCAGCCTGTGGAGGGGATGGATCCAGTGCTGGGCGCAGCTGAGTCAGCCTGCACCACagaggggatggggtgggacaGATGGGGAGGGGTCCAGCCAGTGGGTGTCTTGGGGAACACATGCTGTTCTGATCCACAGCTGAGACAaatctctcctccctcctcctctcctccaggctaCCATAGGCCTGATCCGCAACCTGGCCCTGTGTCCGGCCAACCATGCCCCGCTGCAGGAGGCCGCTGTCATCCCCCGCCTGGTCCAGCTGCTGGTCAAGGCTCACCAGGACGCCCAGCGACACGTGGCTGCCGGCACACAACAGCCTTACACGGTGAGTCcccacccccctgccctgctcccagcacagcctggcaccccaaaacccagccTGTCCCCGGGGGTACCCTGTGCCCACACTTCAGGTGGCTGTGCCCCGGCATGTGGGGGCCCTGGCTGAGCTCTTGTTCCCTGGCAGGATGGAGTGAAGATGGAAGAGATCGTGGAGGGTTGCACAGGGGCACTGCACATCCTGGCCCGGGACCCCATGAACCGCATGGAGATCTTCCGCCTCAACACCATCCCTCTCTTCGTGCAGGTCAGGcctgtggggacatgggggctGCACCGGGCcacctcctgcccagcctgcacagggagctgcagccctgggctgatGGCCCCATGGATCAGAACGTGCCCAGAGCACAAGGGCTCCTTGCTGGCTGCTTCACATGGCCGCTGATCTCTCCTGACAGCTCCTGTACTCGCCGGTGGAGAACATCCAGCGCGTGGCAGCCGGCGTGCTGTGCGAGCTGGCCCAGGACAAGGAGGCAGCAGATGCCATCGATGCCGAGGGGGCCTCGGCTCCtctgatggagctgctgcactcGCGGAATGAGGGCACAGGTGAGTGCTGCTAtgccaggggctgtgccaggggctctCCTGGCACCATCCCAGCTGGGGTTTCTGGGACTCTGGGCTGTAGGGattggcagcaggagctgaggctgctgccaaTCCCTACAGCCACCTATGCGGCCGCTGTGCTCTTCCGCATCTCGGAGGACAAGAATCCTGACTACAGGAAGCGTGTCTCCGTGGAGCTCACCAACTCCCTCTTCAAGCATGacccagcagcctgggaagcGGTGAGCATCCCAGCAAGATCTTTTCTCTGGGGAAGCCAGGGCCTCAGGGGATGGCCCCGTTCTGCTTCcaaaagctgctgccagcacctccagccagagctcaggcAGTAGTGACAGTCAAACAGTGGGAGGCGGGAGGTGGGTGGGCTGTGGCCTCAGCTCCTGGGTCATGGCACCCACTGGGACAGGGCTTGCCACCACATGGCCCCTGAGCATCGTGAGCGTGAATCCCTTCAATTGTGCCACCTTCTTCCATAGGCTCAGAGCATGATCCCCATCAACGAGCCCTACTCAGATGGTGAGTATGGCTTGCAGGCTCCCCGTGggctgggttttgggggggcAGTTGCCTCATGTCACCAAGGCAGGCTGGTTTTAGAACCTCTTTCAGGTGGCTGCCAGTCAAGTGCCAGCCCAGtctgctggggatggggggtACACGGTGGGATGCTCAGCTCCCAgggagcacacacacacagctggtgCCCTTGGGCTAGGGAGTGGGGGGTCCCTTTTGCAGCACCACTTGTCACATGCTGCCCCGGGCGGTGGGGTGGGGGCGAGGAGGTGGCTGAGATCTGGAGAAGTCTTTGGCCGGTGGGAGCTGAGGTTGCCAcatcccttccctgcagagTTGGACCCTGGTTACCGCCCCATGTACTCGGGTGACATCCCCCTGGACCCCATCGACATGCACATGGACATGGATGGGGACTACCCCATGGATGCCTACAGCGACGGCGTCCGAGCGCCCTTCGCTGACCACATGCTCGCCTAAcctgcccgcagccccgcaCCAGGTACCTGCCAGCGCACCTGGGACAGGGGCTCAGCCCTGCGGCGGGATGAGTggctgggggaggcagggctggctgatGGCACCTGGCATGCTGGAGGGTCCCTGATGCCACCACGGGGTCCCTGGCGCTGCCGTGGGTCAATGTCCCCATCAGCTGTGGGCTCAGGGGGTCTCAGGCTCTGGTCTCCTCCCAAATCGCCCCTCGGTGGATGACAGGAGTTCTCTGCCACTGCAGGTGTTCTCTCCATGCAGAAGAGGGTGGCCCCAGAGCTGAGCATTCGCGAGAAGGACTTGGGAGACAGAAGTGCCTGAGAAGACAAAACTTTTCCATTCCCacaagaggttttatttttcgATTTGTTTTCTTCGCTGTGGGTCTGTGGAGAAGGTCCTTCCTCCTGGGACTGCTTCGAGCACCTACTGCTGCATCCAGCATCCAAGATACTGTTTCTGAAGCTTTAAAACACAAACCCTGCACCGTTAGTGATCTTTCTTTGGCAAAATAGTCTTTTCTatgaatatatatttcttttttatttttaatatggtGCCAGCGGCTTTTGCCGTCTTTAAGTTTGTGCTTTCTAACTTCCCCACGATTTGTTCTGCGTGTTAGTGTTCTAGGAGAGGAAtctgacatgaaaaaaaccctttgctTCCTGCAAACTCCAACTGAATCAGGCCAACCCAGAGTTTGCTGAAAGCAAAGGGTCCGTGTCCCAGGACCTTCGGGGTGTCTGAGGTTTAATTCTTTCCCatcagccactgggagctgacttcgtgtccctgtcctgccagTCCCCATAGAGGAGTGACTCCAGCATTAGGAACTGTGTCCTTGTACCGATCTTTGTTGCACATTTTAACCCGTTTCCCTTCTCTTTGGTGAGTGGTGTGTTtccatcccctcctcccttATCTAACGCATTTTTTAAAGAGGCTTTAGATCTGATGGTGGTTTAACACTCCAGCTGGAAAGGGATGGACAGTTACTGGAGTGTGGGTCAGGAATGgaagattttattatttctgtaagtTGTTTTTGTATAGACCaaagcaaagaataaaataacCCCTGCAGCCCCGTGCTGCCCTGAGCCTGTTCTTCTGTCGGCTGGGGACGGTCCCTCGGGGCAGCCAGGGGAAGGCGAAGCCATCGCCCTCTGTGGGCCCATGGTGAGTCCCTCCGTGGGGTAGAGGGCTCTTGGTGGGCTCATTCCCATGCTTGGCACCTGCTTTGCCTGGCCATGGGCCCGGGCTGCCACAGAGCATGGCAGGACACCGAGGTTCATGTGCTGTGCTTGGGACAGGAGCGAGCGGGGacaaagcagcaggagctggtctGGGAAGTGGGACTGGGGGGAACATCCTGCCTGAGCTCAGCGCCATGGCCGCAGCCAACCCCAGTGCTTGGGGAAGTGGATCTGCTTCCTGCCGCAGCCCGTGCCAGCACCAGCGATGAGCAAAACAACAGCTGCTTTCCGGGCAGTCCCAGCAGAACCCAGAGCACTTCCCAAGGGCAATGGGTCTGGGGTGGCTCGTGGGATGAGGCTGGGGGCCAGACAGCCCTGggcctgctgtggctgctgccagagcaggagaCAATCAGTGACAGGCCTTGGCTCCAGCCCTGTGCGCCGGGAATGGGGGCCTGGGCCCCACCTCGTGGCTCGCAGTCAGCCCTGCTGCGGGTCACAGGGGTGTTCCTGCTGTCAGCTCTGGCTGTCCCCAAAGTGCCAGCGGGTTTGGAGATGCCCCAGAACATCTGCCCTAGGAGGGGTCGGGTCCtgcagccatcctggagccgtgggCAGGGTTGTGGCCCCCGTGCACGTTGGGGCAGGAATGCACGTCCCGGTATCCCCAGTCCCACTGCGGCAGAGCTGCCAGCGGACACGTCCGGGATTGTTGGGGGAAGCGGA encodes the following:
- the LOC125332333 gene encoding junction plakoglobin, with amino-acid sequence MEVMNMMEQPIKVTEWQQTYTYDSGIHSGVNTQVPSVSSKCLGDDDEVYGKQYTIKKTTTTSYCQGGNQGQSQAQADMEAQLAMTRAQRVRAAMYPETVEDRSLLITTQLEGQQTNVQRLAEPSQMLKSAIVHLINYQDDAELATRAIPELTKLLNDEDPVVVSKAAMIVNQLSKKEASRRALMQSPQIVAAVVRTMQSTSDLDTARCTTSILHNLSHHREGLLSIFKSGGIPALVRMLSSPVESVLFYAITTLHNLLLYQEGAKMAVRLADGLQKMVPLLNKNNPKFLAITTDCLQLLAYGNQESKLIILANGGPQALVQIMRSYNYEKLLWTTSRVLKVLSVCPSNKPAIVEAGGMQALGKHLTSSSPRLVQNCLWTLRNLSDVATKQEGLDGVLKILVNQLSSDDVNVLTCATGTLSNLTCNNSKNKTLVTQSNGVEALIHTILRAGDKEDITEPAVCALRHLTSRHPEAEMAQNSVRLNYGIPAIVKLLNQPNQWPLVKATIGLIRNLALCPANHAPLQEAAVIPRLVQLLVKAHQDAQRHVAAGTQQPYTDGVKMEEIVEGCTGALHILARDPMNRMEIFRLNTIPLFVQLLYSPVENIQRVAAGVLCELAQDKEAADAIDAEGASAPLMELLHSRNEGTATYAAAVLFRISEDKNPDYRKRVSVELTNSLFKHDPAAWEAAQSMIPINEPYSDELDPGYRPMYSGDIPLDPIDMHMDMDGDYPMDAYSDGVRAPFADHMLA